One stretch of Hydrogenovibrio kuenenii DSM 12350 DNA includes these proteins:
- the gltB gene encoding glutamate synthase large subunit gives MNSLNQLQGLYSPEFERENCGFGMIAQMDDQPSHWAVQTAIESLGNMTHRGGVAADCCTGDGCGLLIKKPDQFLQEEAAKLGFTLNSIYACGMVFLNQDATKADFARATLESLLKEKGLDVLGWRKVPVDSSVLGEQAAGMEPVIEQVFVNAPQDMSEADFNRALFVARRKAEMAIEPNDATFYITSLNTQLLSYKGLVMPKELPLFYADLHDERFASSCISYHQRFSTNTLPQWRLAQPFRFLAHNGELNTIRGNRNWALARQSKFETPLIPELSQLKPLVAQEGSDSNSLDNMLEVLMMGDMEVFQALRLLIPPAWQNMPHMDPDLKAFLEYNSMHMEPWDGPAGMVINTGKYAICGVDRNGLRPTRYVITKDRHITFASEIGVYNYAPEDVVEKGRLKPGQVIAVDLTSGTLLKPQDIDNALKANKPYRDWMDKGYKHITERLDCNDQALGWDADQTGIYQKYFQVSFEERDQVIRVLAEAGQEATGSMGDDAPLPVFSHKARSVFDYFRQMFAQVTNPPIDPLRENIVMSLNTCFGRELNMFDEGPDHARRLEVKSPILSPSIMEQLMNLGDNDYQSQVISLHYDNEATSLKQAILDVCDEAVNAVKSGITLLVLSDMNLVQGKLSIPAAMATGAVHHRLIKEGLRPEANIIVETGSARDPHHFAVLFGYGATAVYPYLAYESIADMIRTKELDSSVAMSDYIKNYRKGINKGLMKILSKMGISTITSYRGSQLFEAVGLTKEVVELCFTGTPSRIEGTNFEHIEADNKQLAWEAFSPRKFIQPGGLLKYVHGGEYHAYNPDVVNYLREAVQKGTQADYDKFAELVNNRPAMTVRDLITFKDGTKSIDLSEVEPIESIFKRFDSAGISLGALSPEAHEALAIAMNRLGARSNSGEGAEDPARYGTEKMSKIKQIASGRFGVTAHYLRNAEVLQIKVAQGAKPGEGGQLPGHKVDSMIAKLRHSVQGVTLISPPPHHDIYSIEDLAQLIFDLKQINPNALISVKLVAEPGVGTIAAGVAKAYADLITISGYDGGTGASPLTSVKYAGNPFEMGLVEAHQVLRANDLRGQVILQADGGLKTGLDVIKAAILGAESFGFGTAPMIALGCKYLRICHLNTCAVGVATQDERLRKEHFVGLPEMVMNYFTFVAEETRQWMAKLGVARLEDLVGRVDLLKVIDEPLTDKQKNIDLSAFISDGGVPADKPQTVQVKRNNPWDDGHIAEEMVKATLPAIEGQNGGIFNFKLVNTGRSIGARVAGEIAERYGNHGMKDAPITLKLTGIAGQSFGVFNVDGLNLRLEGDANDYVGKGMAGGEIVIRPPQNSAFNPHETPIIGNTCLYGATGGKLFANGTGGERFGVRNSGAIAVVEGLGDHGCEYMTGGTVVSLGDVGVNFGAGMSGGMAFILDNDHMLPDRLNTEMVEAIRIDTEATEAYRVYLKELITEYAEKTGSAYAQDVLANFSQMIPNFWLVKSRAISIDDLFNLFVQTAA, from the coding sequence ATGAATTCGTTAAACCAACTACAAGGTCTATACTCTCCAGAATTTGAAAGAGAGAACTGTGGCTTTGGTATGATCGCTCAAATGGACGATCAACCTAGTCATTGGGCGGTCCAAACTGCGATTGAGTCATTAGGTAATATGACTCACCGTGGTGGCGTGGCAGCAGACTGTTGTACGGGTGACGGATGTGGACTTTTAATTAAAAAACCAGATCAGTTTCTACAAGAAGAAGCAGCGAAACTAGGTTTCACATTAAATAGTATTTACGCTTGTGGAATGGTCTTCTTAAACCAAGACGCCACAAAAGCTGATTTTGCTCGTGCAACGCTTGAATCTCTATTAAAAGAAAAAGGCTTGGACGTCCTTGGATGGCGTAAAGTTCCTGTAGACTCGTCAGTACTGGGTGAGCAAGCTGCGGGCATGGAACCTGTCATTGAACAAGTATTCGTCAACGCACCACAAGACATGAGCGAAGCTGACTTCAACCGCGCGCTATTTGTTGCTCGCCGTAAAGCGGAAATGGCTATTGAACCAAATGATGCTACTTTTTATATTACGTCGTTAAACACTCAGCTGTTGTCATACAAAGGTTTGGTTATGCCAAAAGAACTGCCTTTGTTCTATGCAGACCTACATGACGAACGCTTTGCTTCATCTTGTATTTCATACCACCAACGCTTTTCAACAAATACGTTGCCTCAATGGCGTTTGGCTCAGCCATTCCGTTTCTTAGCGCATAATGGTGAATTGAATACCATTCGCGGAAACCGAAACTGGGCACTGGCTCGTCAAAGCAAATTTGAAACACCTCTCATTCCTGAGTTATCTCAACTAAAACCTTTAGTTGCGCAAGAAGGTTCTGACTCAAACTCATTGGATAACATGTTAGAAGTGTTAATGATGGGTGACATGGAAGTTTTCCAGGCCTTGCGTCTATTGATCCCACCTGCTTGGCAGAATATGCCACATATGGATCCTGACCTAAAAGCATTCTTAGAGTACAACTCTATGCATATGGAACCTTGGGATGGGCCAGCTGGTATGGTTATCAATACAGGTAAATACGCCATCTGTGGTGTCGATCGTAACGGTCTACGTCCAACACGTTATGTCATCACCAAAGACAGACACATTACTTTTGCTTCTGAAATCGGCGTTTATAACTACGCTCCAGAAGATGTCGTTGAAAAAGGTCGTCTAAAACCAGGTCAAGTTATTGCCGTAGATTTAACGTCTGGTACATTACTTAAGCCACAAGACATTGATAATGCATTAAAAGCAAACAAGCCATATCGTGATTGGATGGACAAAGGCTACAAACACATCACTGAACGCCTAGACTGTAATGATCAAGCGCTTGGATGGGATGCTGATCAAACAGGAATTTATCAAAAATACTTCCAAGTTTCTTTTGAAGAAAGAGACCAAGTCATTCGTGTATTGGCTGAAGCCGGACAAGAAGCAACAGGTTCAATGGGAGATGATGCCCCATTACCAGTGTTCTCACATAAAGCGCGTTCGGTATTCGATTATTTCCGCCAAATGTTCGCACAGGTAACCAACCCGCCAATCGATCCTTTGCGTGAAAACATCGTTATGTCTCTAAACACCTGTTTTGGGCGCGAGCTAAACATGTTCGATGAAGGTCCTGACCATGCTCGTCGTTTAGAAGTTAAGTCACCAATTTTGTCTCCATCTATCATGGAGCAGCTGATGAATCTTGGCGATAACGACTATCAAAGCCAAGTTATTTCTCTGCACTACGACAACGAAGCGACTTCATTAAAGCAAGCTATCTTAGACGTATGTGACGAAGCGGTAAACGCAGTTAAATCAGGCATTACCTTGCTAGTGCTTTCTGACATGAATTTGGTTCAAGGCAAATTGTCTATCCCTGCTGCTATGGCAACAGGTGCGGTACACCACCGTTTAATCAAAGAAGGACTTCGTCCAGAAGCGAACATTATTGTCGAAACGGGTTCAGCAAGAGACCCTCATCACTTCGCTGTACTATTCGGCTATGGCGCTACTGCAGTTTACCCATATCTGGCCTATGAAAGTATTGCCGATATGATCCGCACCAAAGAGCTAGATAGCAGCGTTGCGATGAGTGACTACATCAAAAACTATCGCAAAGGAATCAACAAAGGCTTGATGAAAATCCTATCAAAAATGGGGATTTCGACCATCACGTCTTACCGTGGTTCACAGTTGTTTGAAGCAGTTGGCTTAACTAAAGAAGTTGTTGAACTTTGCTTCACTGGTACGCCGTCTCGCATTGAAGGTACGAACTTTGAGCACATTGAAGCGGATAATAAACAATTGGCTTGGGAAGCTTTCAGCCCTCGTAAATTCATTCAACCAGGTGGCTTGTTGAAATACGTACATGGCGGGGAATATCACGCTTACAATCCAGACGTTGTGAATTACCTACGTGAAGCGGTACAAAAAGGCACACAAGCTGATTACGATAAATTTGCAGAATTGGTGAATAACCGTCCTGCAATGACAGTTCGTGACTTAATTACCTTCAAAGATGGTACTAAGTCGATAGACCTATCAGAAGTAGAGCCTATTGAATCCATCTTTAAACGATTCGACTCAGCGGGTATTTCTCTAGGTGCTCTATCACCAGAAGCACATGAAGCGCTTGCAATTGCAATGAACCGCTTGGGAGCTCGCTCAAACTCTGGTGAAGGTGCAGAAGACCCAGCACGTTATGGCACAGAGAAAATGTCTAAAATCAAGCAAATTGCATCGGGCCGTTTTGGGGTAACTGCACACTACTTACGTAATGCTGAAGTACTACAAATCAAAGTAGCACAAGGCGCAAAACCAGGTGAAGGTGGACAATTACCAGGTCACAAAGTTGACTCTATGATTGCGAAATTACGTCACTCTGTACAAGGTGTGACATTGATTTCACCACCACCTCATCACGATATTTACTCTATCGAAGATTTGGCGCAATTGATTTTTGACTTAAAACAGATCAATCCAAATGCATTGATTTCCGTCAAACTGGTTGCTGAACCAGGTGTAGGAACCATTGCCGCTGGTGTAGCAAAAGCTTACGCAGACCTTATCACCATTTCTGGTTATGATGGTGGAACAGGAGCAAGCCCGCTTACTTCAGTTAAATATGCCGGTAACCCATTTGAAATGGGCTTGGTCGAAGCTCACCAAGTATTGCGTGCAAACGACCTTCGCGGGCAAGTTATTCTACAAGCGGACGGTGGCTTAAAAACGGGTCTTGATGTAATTAAGGCTGCCATTCTTGGTGCTGAGTCATTTGGCTTCGGAACCGCACCAATGATTGCACTGGGTTGTAAATACCTACGTATTTGCCACTTGAACACTTGTGCAGTAGGTGTTGCAACGCAGGACGAGCGTCTACGTAAAGAACACTTCGTTGGTTTACCTGAAATGGTAATGAATTACTTCACTTTCGTCGCTGAAGAAACACGTCAGTGGATGGCAAAATTAGGTGTTGCTCGTTTAGAAGATTTAGTTGGACGTGTTGACCTACTAAAAGTTATTGATGAGCCGCTTACTGATAAACAGAAAAATATCGACTTAAGTGCCTTTATTTCTGACGGTGGTGTTCCTGCTGACAAACCACAAACGGTTCAAGTCAAAAGAAACAACCCATGGGACGATGGTCATATTGCTGAAGAAATGGTTAAAGCAACATTGCCAGCCATTGAAGGCCAAAATGGTGGTATCTTCAACTTTAAACTGGTGAATACAGGACGCTCTATTGGTGCTCGTGTTGCCGGCGAAATCGCTGAACGCTATGGCAACCATGGTATGAAAGACGCTCCGATTACCTTGAAATTAACAGGTATCGCAGGTCAGTCTTTTGGTGTATTCAACGTTGACGGCTTAAACCTACGTCTAGAAGGTGATGCGAACGACTACGTTGGTAAAGGAATGGCTGGTGGTGAAATCGTAATTAGACCACCACAAAATTCGGCTTTTAACCCACACGAAACACCAATTATTGGTAATACCTGCCTGTATGGTGCAACAGGCGGTAAGCTTTTTGCAAACGGTACAGGTGGCGAGCGCTTTGGTGTTCGTAACTCAGGTGCTATCGCTGTTGTAGAAGGACTTGGAGATCACGGCTGTGAATACATGACTGGTGGAACCGTGGTTAGCCTCGGTGACGTTGGTGTAAACTTCGGTGCGGGTATGTCAGGTGGTATGGCATTTATTTTAGATAATGACCACATGCTTCCAGATCGTTTAAACACTGAAATGGTTGAAGCGATTCGCATTGATACCGAAGCAACAGAAGCTTACAGAGTTTACTTGAAAGAATTGATTACGGAATATGCAGAAAAAACTGGAAGTGCTTACGCGCAAGACGTGTTGGCCAACTTCAGCCAAATGATTCCGAATTTCTGGTTGGTCAAATCACGTGCTATTAGCATTGATGATCTATTCAACCTATTCGTACAAACCGCTGCGTAA
- a CDS encoding glutamate synthase subunit beta, giving the protein MGNVRQFLELDRQLPPKKEAMERKQNFKEIYTEFNLNDAMAQADRCLHCGNPYCEWACPVHNYIPNWLKLVSEGNVIEAAELSHKTNSLPEMCGRICPQDRLCEQACTLEDTNFGAVTIGAVEKYITDTATDMGWTPSLDNIVMTDKKVAIVGSGPAGLGCADILIRNGVKPIVFEKEQEIGGLLTFGIPQFKLDKDIVLKRRKILEGMGVEFRCNTEIGKDITFQELLDNYDAVFLGMGTYTPMAGRFPGEDLPQVYKALDFLIGNVKHELGYEQKPEPFVSMKGKKVVVLGGGDTTMDCTRTSIRQGASEVYCVYRRDEENMPGSRAEVKNAKEEGVQFKFNLSPVEVVEKDGQVAGLKVVETRMGEPDENGRRRAEIVEGSEQVIDCDAVIVAFGFQPNPPAWFNDFNINLTDWNTVVAADSTQYPFQTSNEKVFSGGDMVRGSSLVVHAIAEGRAAAEGILDYLHV; this is encoded by the coding sequence ATGGGAAATGTTAGACAATTTTTAGAGCTTGATCGCCAGTTGCCACCTAAAAAGGAAGCAATGGAGCGCAAGCAGAATTTCAAAGAGATTTATACTGAGTTCAATCTGAATGATGCAATGGCACAAGCTGACCGTTGCCTACATTGCGGTAACCCATATTGCGAATGGGCATGTCCGGTTCATAACTACATTCCAAACTGGTTGAAGCTGGTTTCTGAAGGCAATGTTATTGAAGCTGCAGAGCTATCTCATAAAACCAACTCTCTACCAGAGATGTGTGGTCGCATCTGTCCTCAGGATCGTCTGTGTGAACAAGCTTGTACCCTAGAAGACACAAACTTTGGTGCTGTAACGATTGGTGCTGTTGAAAAATACATCACCGACACAGCAACCGACATGGGATGGACACCTAGCCTAGACAACATCGTCATGACAGACAAAAAAGTGGCGATTGTTGGTTCCGGACCAGCAGGACTAGGTTGTGCCGATATTTTGATTCGTAACGGTGTAAAGCCGATTGTATTCGAAAAAGAACAAGAAATCGGTGGCCTATTAACTTTCGGGATTCCTCAGTTCAAACTGGACAAAGACATTGTTCTTAAACGCCGTAAAATCCTTGAAGGCATGGGCGTTGAATTCCGTTGCAATACCGAAATCGGCAAAGACATCACTTTCCAAGAACTATTGGATAACTACGATGCTGTTTTCTTGGGCATGGGTACCTACACGCCAATGGCTGGCCGCTTCCCTGGCGAAGACTTGCCACAAGTTTATAAAGCACTAGACTTCTTGATTGGTAATGTGAAACATGAACTTGGCTATGAACAAAAGCCTGAGCCTTTTGTTTCCATGAAAGGCAAAAAGGTTGTTGTTCTTGGTGGTGGTGACACAACTATGGATTGCACAAGAACGTCTATTCGCCAAGGCGCTAGCGAAGTTTACTGTGTTTACCGTCGTGATGAAGAAAACATGCCGGGGTCTCGCGCAGAAGTCAAAAATGCGAAAGAAGAAGGCGTTCAGTTCAAGTTCAATTTATCACCTGTAGAAGTTGTTGAAAAAGATGGTCAAGTTGCTGGCTTGAAGGTCGTTGAAACTCGCATGGGTGAGCCTGATGAAAATGGTCGTCGTCGTGCTGAGATCGTCGAAGGTTCGGAACAGGTTATCGACTGTGACGCAGTGATTGTCGCTTTTGGTTTCCAACCAAACCCGCCTGCATGGTTTAACGACTTTAACATCAACTTAACTGACTGGAACACGGTTGTGGCAGCAGATAGCACGCAATACCCTTTCCAAACCAGTAATGAGAAAGTTTTCTCAGGTGGAGACATGGTAAGAGGTTCTAGCTTAGTGGTTCATGCTATTGCTGAAGGTCGCGCTGCAGCAGAAGGTATTTTGGACTATTTGCACGTTTAA
- a CDS encoding inorganic phosphate transporter, which translates to MELSFFLLILVVVIVALYDFTNGFHDAADMVATAIASGAMKATVAIVIAGFFTFLGPLIMGLAVADTVGTFVDIEGVHIHRAQSLVIGALLAAITYNLITWKLGYPSSSSNSLAGGLVGAGLALLSNQNIHWGVDALLSGQLEGVMKVIAGLFASPFLGLLIGFLLMKLFFVLFKNFTYKIRNLFVASQYFSVAWLGFSHGANDAQKGMAIIGMMLLASGQTQDFTIPFWTVLLCTSAITLGTFFGGWRIIKTLGFEIYRIRVIHSVANQLSASLVNTLATLIGAPTSTTQVVTATLIGNGAAEKPRHVNWLKAKGIVFGWFLNVPISMALGALYAVAIHSLIGGLHA; encoded by the coding sequence ATGGAACTAAGTTTTTTTCTGCTCATTCTCGTTGTTGTCATTGTTGCACTGTACGACTTTACCAATGGATTTCATGACGCTGCAGATATGGTTGCTACGGCAATCGCATCTGGTGCAATGAAGGCCACAGTTGCGATAGTTATTGCTGGCTTTTTTACCTTTTTAGGCCCACTAATCATGGGGTTAGCGGTTGCCGATACCGTTGGTACCTTCGTTGATATTGAGGGGGTTCATATTCATAGAGCGCAAAGCTTGGTAATTGGCGCTTTATTAGCCGCAATCACCTACAACCTAATTACTTGGAAACTTGGCTACCCCTCATCCTCTTCAAACTCTTTAGCGGGTGGTTTAGTAGGTGCTGGGCTAGCTTTACTATCCAACCAAAACATACACTGGGGCGTTGATGCATTGCTATCTGGGCAGTTGGAAGGTGTAATGAAGGTCATTGCAGGTTTGTTTGCTTCCCCTTTCCTAGGTTTGCTAATAGGTTTTCTATTAATGAAGTTATTCTTTGTTTTGTTTAAAAACTTCACTTATAAAATTAGAAACTTATTTGTTGCCTCTCAATATTTTAGTGTCGCTTGGCTAGGTTTTTCCCATGGTGCGAACGATGCGCAAAAAGGCATGGCCATTATTGGAATGATGCTACTGGCTTCTGGTCAAACTCAAGACTTTACCATTCCCTTCTGGACGGTTTTACTTTGTACCTCTGCAATCACCTTAGGAACTTTTTTTGGTGGCTGGCGCATTATTAAAACCTTAGGCTTCGAGATCTATCGAATTAGAGTAATTCATTCTGTTGCTAATCAATTAAGCGCCTCCTTGGTAAATACACTTGCCACTTTGATCGGTGCGCCAACATCAACTACACAAGTTGTCACAGCAACCTTAATTGGTAATGGCGCCGCAGAAAAACCACGACACGTCAATTGGTTAAAAGCCAAAGGTATCGTCTTTGGCTGGTTTTTAAACGTCCCCATTTCCATGGCTCTTGGTGCTTTATACGCTGTAGCTATTCATTCTTTAATAGGAGGCCTGCATGCTTAA
- a CDS encoding DUF47 domain-containing protein: protein MLKSLLQKYVLPKEVDFLSALNLHAQAIQRITHDLHACFIEGDEQSCQAIMDDQHQAKVIKESNMNELLNSFITPIDRESIFRIISQLDWLAVSIRHFIIEAKAYEVQQLHNGYNMIFSQICQSADHLANGFDKLITKDNSAVANEAQGVRDSYEVLVEIYVEKMALLAKNNNLQEMFIHRELLQQLKEIGKRFQVCANSLEDILVKMN from the coding sequence ATGCTTAAATCTCTCTTGCAGAAATATGTACTACCCAAGGAAGTCGATTTTTTAAGTGCACTTAATTTACACGCTCAAGCGATACAACGCATAACACATGACTTACATGCCTGCTTTATTGAAGGTGATGAGCAGAGCTGCCAAGCGATTATGGATGACCAGCATCAGGCTAAAGTCATCAAAGAAAGCAATATGAATGAACTACTTAACAGCTTTATAACTCCGATAGACAGAGAATCTATCTTCAGAATCATTAGCCAATTGGATTGGCTTGCAGTCAGTATCCGACATTTCATTATTGAAGCAAAAGCCTATGAAGTACAACAACTACACAATGGATACAATATGATTTTTTCTCAGATTTGCCAAAGTGCCGACCACCTAGCAAACGGGTTTGATAAGCTTATTACCAAAGATAATTCTGCCGTTGCTAATGAAGCGCAGGGCGTGAGAGATAGCTATGAAGTCTTGGTAGAAATTTATGTCGAGAAAATGGCTTTACTTGCCAAGAACAACAACTTACAAGAAATGTTTATACACCGTGAGCTGTTGCAACAACTCAAAGAGATTGGCAAACGCTTTCAAGTATGTGCGAATTCACTTGAAGACATTCTAGTTAAAATGAACTAA
- a CDS encoding GGDEF domain-containing protein, with protein MKGLMHSEFRVRLLFAIHLSFLAFFSILSFIHHKYVIVTVLLLFFAVLVGLLWSIKHFGMTLWVKWLYIVIVWPFVLFLVIDGGYQDTGYLWSIPIFISTLHVAGFFIGFFASILYLFSIMFLAFAGYVDYGIPDRFYAVSFAVILLSSIHEYLVDRQSKELTDNIEAKQKQSETDPLTGLLNRRFIDEKMSMWNQALNDESKALMIVDIDHFKDVNDTLGHAEGDRILREVAKAIASVVRPNDVIGRWGGDEFVVFLEQVHESDLEAVCNRLLSKVQTIKLSPEETITVSIGAVTASNNFHKMFKEADKLLYAAKQNGRNQFLVRLL; from the coding sequence ATGAAAGGTTTAATGCATTCAGAGTTCAGAGTTCGTCTGCTGTTTGCCATTCATTTGTCTTTTCTGGCATTTTTCTCCATCTTATCTTTTATTCATCATAAGTACGTTATTGTTACTGTTTTATTGTTATTTTTTGCAGTGCTTGTTGGCTTGTTATGGTCTATTAAACATTTTGGTATGACCTTATGGGTTAAGTGGCTTTATATCGTAATTGTCTGGCCCTTTGTGTTATTTTTAGTCATTGATGGCGGCTACCAAGATACGGGCTACCTTTGGAGTATTCCGATATTTATTTCGACCCTCCATGTTGCCGGCTTTTTCATAGGCTTCTTTGCTTCGATTCTGTACTTATTCTCTATTATGTTTTTGGCATTTGCAGGCTATGTTGATTATGGCATTCCTGATCGTTTCTACGCCGTATCATTTGCGGTAATATTACTTTCCTCTATTCATGAATATCTTGTCGACAGACAAAGTAAGGAGCTTACCGATAACATCGAAGCGAAACAGAAGCAAAGTGAAACAGACCCTTTAACAGGACTGTTAAACCGCCGTTTCATAGATGAAAAAATGAGTATGTGGAATCAGGCGTTGAATGATGAGTCCAAAGCATTAATGATTGTCGATATAGACCACTTTAAGGATGTTAATGATACTCTAGGGCACGCGGAAGGGGATCGTATTTTAAGAGAAGTTGCAAAAGCGATAGCATCTGTCGTTCGGCCAAATGATGTAATCGGTCGTTGGGGGGGAGATGAATTTGTGGTGTTTTTGGAACAAGTTCATGAGAGTGACCTGGAAGCTGTTTGTAATAGGCTTTTAAGTAAGGTGCAAACAATCAAGCTGAGCCCCGAAGAAACAATTACCGTATCCATCGGAGCGGTAACCGCATCAAATAATTTTCACAAAATGTTTAAAGAAGCAGATAAATTGCTCTATGCTGCCAAGCAAAACGGACGAAATCAGTTTCTAGTAAGACTTTTATAA
- a CDS encoding EAL and HDOD domain-containing protein encodes MANSEFFIGRQPIMDRDSQLFGYELLFRGGFKPNEAVFDSADHATAVVINNSMMGFGLQNIVGQNQAFINFPENFFLNTEPPCFASEGIVVEVLEDVPPTEEVIEGIKRLKKLGYKIALDDFIFKKRLLPLIEMADIIKFDVQYVKPDNIHALFSKVKQVTNVQIVAERVETKEMFDVCKNAGADYFQGYFFAKPEIVSGKQLNVGRHNLVLLLEKVADDNLHIEQLIEIVERDVGLTHKLMKMAEQYKSSGMPDFASLREVMMLFGLKRVQSWATLVSMSILEDLVPEVFNIARIRAIFMRSLAKYNGLGSIDSYYLTGLFSMLGAILQQNLEEALSHLPINEDIKQGICEGQNNYGQLLAVARRFETSMHDEGVNPEYAKLYISALTEVGQMEL; translated from the coding sequence ATGGCAAATAGTGAGTTTTTTATCGGTCGTCAGCCGATAATGGATAGGGACAGTCAACTCTTCGGTTATGAGCTTCTTTTTCGTGGTGGCTTTAAGCCTAATGAAGCCGTGTTTGACTCTGCTGATCATGCAACAGCAGTTGTTATTAATAATTCCATGATGGGGTTTGGCTTGCAAAATATTGTTGGTCAAAATCAGGCCTTTATTAACTTTCCAGAAAATTTCTTTTTAAATACTGAGCCCCCTTGCTTTGCCAGTGAAGGCATTGTCGTTGAAGTGCTTGAAGATGTGCCTCCTACTGAAGAAGTTATAGAAGGTATCAAAAGGTTAAAAAAGTTAGGTTATAAAATTGCGTTGGATGACTTTATCTTTAAAAAACGACTGCTTCCGTTAATAGAAATGGCCGACATAATTAAGTTTGATGTGCAGTATGTGAAGCCTGACAATATTCATGCTCTGTTCTCCAAGGTGAAGCAGGTTACAAACGTTCAAATCGTGGCCGAACGTGTTGAAACCAAAGAAATGTTTGATGTTTGCAAAAACGCGGGTGCAGATTATTTTCAGGGATATTTTTTTGCTAAACCAGAGATTGTTTCTGGTAAGCAGTTAAATGTCGGAAGGCATAATTTGGTTTTACTGTTAGAGAAAGTAGCAGATGATAATTTGCATATTGAACAATTAATTGAAATTGTTGAAAGAGATGTTGGTTTAACCCATAAACTTATGAAAATGGCTGAACAATATAAATCATCTGGGATGCCTGACTTCGCATCGTTAAGAGAGGTTATGATGTTGTTTGGTTTGAAGCGCGTTCAATCCTGGGCGACACTTGTTTCGATGTCAATTTTGGAAGACTTGGTGCCTGAAGTCTTCAATATTGCTCGAATACGCGCAATATTTATGAGAAGTTTAGCTAAGTATAACGGTTTAGGAAGTATTGACAGTTATTACCTAACAGGTTTATTCTCAATGCTAGGTGCTATACTTCAGCAAAACTTAGAAGAAGCATTAAGTCACTTACCCATTAATGAAGACATAAAACAGGGTATTTGCGAAGGGCAAAATAACTATGGACAGCTATTGGCTGTTGCAAGGCGATTTGAAACTTCTATGCATGATGAAGGCGTTAATCCAGAATACGCTAAACTATATATCTCTGCATTGACGGAAGTTGGCCAAATGGAGTTATAA
- a CDS encoding pyridoxal-phosphate-dependent aminotransferase family protein — MQSFNPPVRTLMGPGPSDVHPRILSAMARPTIGHLDPAFVGMMDEVKAMLKYAFQTENEMTMPVSAPGSAGMETCFANLVEPGDKVVVCINGVFGMRMKENVERAGGICVEVNDDWGKAVSAEKVDETLAANPDAKILAFVHAETSTGACSDAKTLCEIARKHDCLSIVDAVTSLGGVELRVDEWGIDAIYSGTQKCLSCTPGLSPVSFSEKALDKVRNRKTKVQSWFLDLNLVMGYWGQGTKRAYHHTAPINALYALHESLLMLQEEGLENAWARHKAMHDKLKVGLEEMGIGFVVDESVRLPQLNSVWIPEGVDDAAVRSELLNTYNLEIGAGLGDFAGKVWRIGLMGFSAKEENVLFCVSALKKVLNK, encoded by the coding sequence ATGCAGTCATTTAATCCACCTGTACGTACTTTAATGGGACCAGGCCCATCCGATGTTCACCCTCGTATTTTGTCAGCTATGGCAAGACCAACAATTGGTCATTTAGACCCTGCGTTTGTTGGCATGATGGATGAAGTGAAAGCCATGCTGAAGTATGCATTCCAAACAGAAAATGAAATGACGATGCCTGTTTCTGCACCTGGATCAGCGGGAATGGAAACCTGTTTTGCTAACTTGGTTGAGCCAGGTGATAAAGTTGTTGTATGCATCAATGGTGTGTTCGGCATGCGTATGAAGGAGAATGTCGAAAGAGCAGGCGGAATTTGCGTAGAAGTTAATGATGACTGGGGTAAAGCTGTTTCGGCTGAGAAAGTTGATGAGACCCTTGCTGCTAATCCAGATGCTAAGATTTTGGCATTTGTTCACGCAGAAACTTCAACTGGTGCTTGCTCTGATGCAAAGACCCTATGTGAAATCGCTCGTAAACATGATTGTTTAAGCATTGTTGATGCAGTGACTTCTTTGGGCGGTGTTGAATTACGCGTTGATGAATGGGGAATTGATGCGATTTACTCAGGAACGCAAAAATGCTTGTCTTGTACGCCTGGTTTATCACCAGTTAGCTTTAGTGAAAAAGCTTTGGATAAAGTGCGCAACCGTAAGACCAAAGTACAAAGTTGGTTCCTAGATTTAAATCTTGTTATGGGTTATTGGGGACAAGGTACAAAACGTGCCTATCACCATACAGCACCAATTAACGCGCTTTATGCATTGCATGAATCTTTGTTGATGTTGCAAGAAGAAGGCCTTGAGAATGCTTGGGCAAGACATAAGGCTATGCACGATAAGTTAAAAGTTGGCTTGGAAGAAATGGGGATTGGTTTTGTTGTAGATGAGTCTGTACGTTTACCTCAACTTAATTCGGTTTGGATTCCAGAAGGTGTTGATGATGCAGCTGTTCGTTCGGAATTATTGAATACCTATAATTTAGAAATTGGTGCCGGATTAGGTGATTTTGCAGGAAAAGTTTGGCGTATTGGTCTGATGGGCTTTTCTGCAAAAGAAGAGAATGTACTTTTCTGTGTATCTGCTTTAAAGAAAGTTCTTAATAAGTAA